A part of Entelurus aequoreus isolate RoL-2023_Sb linkage group LG03, RoL_Eaeq_v1.1, whole genome shotgun sequence genomic DNA contains:
- the LOC133645945 gene encoding zinc finger protein 710-like, producing the protein MVRTYPKVTEGQMDVSTQTEPVVVLSLAQAAVLGLISQNEIFGATIAPNGFYTGESKEGPPPPAEAMEYEYTDQLIGANGDYLPEPAGEPQPHGERRRGRTKRPRSDGEVVAYPPKAPEVKGELTEADACAHLNNKRSPAEQEDPIAIRQGSLKEEQLCGNCPSCVRGAQGEGEEEHSGRNRKEEPEEEALNLKTSGETAEPPENKYYEPNEAAYEPADMTLPREFEENGQAMLWSDPEGLARRMQIDRLDINVQIDESYCVDVGEGLKRWKCRMCEKSYTSKYNLVTHILGHNGIKPHECIHCGKLFKQPSHLQTHLLTHQGTRPHKCTVCEKAFTQTSHLKRHMLQHTDVKPYSCRFCGRGFAYPSELRTHESKHENGQCHVCTQCGMEFPTYAHLKRHLSSHQGPTTYQCTECHKSFAYRSQLQNHLMKHQNVRPYVCPECGMEFVQIHHLRQHALTHKGMKEFKCDVCAREFTLSANLKRHMLIHASVRPFQCHVCFKTFVQKQTLKTHMIVHLPVKPFKCKVCGKSFNRMYNLLGHMHLHAGSKPFKCPYCSSKFNLKGNLSRHMKVKHGVTDATTEAHEPPQDAESQENYEEESFEFSERENRAINNNNNNTNTADVAKVSPMEYYSTYGKGTARCSTA; encoded by the exons ATGGTGCGGACCTACCCAAAGGTGACTGAAGGCCAAATGGACGTGAGCACACAGACGGAACCTGTGGTGGTTCTCTCTCTAGCTCAGGCCGCCGTTCTCGGACTCATCTCTCAAAACGAAATTTTCGGGGCCACAATTGCTCCGAATGGCTTTTACACAGGGGAGTCCAAAGAGGGTCCGCCTCCCCCGGCGGAGGCCATGGAGTACGAGTACACCGACCAGCTGATAGGCGCCAACGGGGACTACCTGCCTGAGCCGGCTGGGGAACCGCAGCCTCATGGTGAGAGGAGACGCGGGAGGACCAAGAGACCCCGGAGTGACGGAGAGGTAGTGGCTTACCCGCCCAAAGCACCAGAGGTGAAAGGTGAACTGACTGAGGCGGATGCTTGTGCTCACTTGAACAACAAGCGTAGCCCTGCCGAGCAAGAGGATCCCATCGCCATCCGACAAGGTTCTCTGAAGGAGGAGCAGCTGTGCGGAAACTGTCCTTCATGTGTGAGAGGAGCACAGGGAGAAGGAGAAGAGGAACACTCTGGTAGGAACAGGAAGGAAGAGCCAGAAGAGGAGGCTCTAAATCTTAAGACCAGTGGGGAAACTGCTGAACCTCCGGAGAACAAATATTATGAACCTAACGAGGCGGCTTATGAGCCCGCTGATATGACGCTGCCGAGGGAGTTTGAAGAGAACGGTCAGGCCATGCTGTGGTCCGACCCGGAGGGACTCGCCAGGCGAATGCAAATCGACCGACTGGACATTAACGTGCAGATTGACGAGTCTTACTGCGTAGACGTGGGGGAGGGTCTAAAACGCTGGAAGTGCCGAATGTGCGAGAAGTCGTACACGTCTAAATACAACCTGGTCACGCACATCCTGGGCCACAACGGAATTAAGCCACACGAATGTATCCACTGCGGGAAGCTCTTCAAGCAGCCGAGCCACCTGCAAACTCACCTGCTGACCCACCAGGGAACTCGGCCCCACAAGTGCACCGTGTGCGAGAAGGCCTTCACGCAGACCAGCCACCTGAAGAGGCACATGCTGCAACACACCGACGTCAAGCCCTACAGTTGCCGCTTCTGCGGCCGCGGCTTCGCCTACCCCAGCGAGCTGAGGACCCACGAGAGCAAGCACGAGAACGGGCAGTGCCACGTCTGCACGCAGTGTGGCATGGAGTTCCCCACGTACGCGCACCTCAAGCGTCACCTGAGCAGCCATCAGGGCCCCACCACGTACCAGTGCACCGAGTGCCACAAGTCCTTCGCTTACCGCAGTCAGCTGCAGAACCACTTGATGAAGCACCAGAACGTACGGCCTTACGTCTGCCCAGAGTGCGGCATGGAGTTTGTGCAGATCCATCACCTGCGGCAACACGCCCTGACTCACAAG GGCATGAAAGAGTTCAAGTGTGACGTGTGTGCCAGAGAGTTCACCCTGTCTGCCAACCTAAAGAGACACATGCTGATCCATGCCAGCGTGCGGCCCTTCCAGTGCCACGTCTGCTTCAAGACCTTTGTCCAGAAGCAGACCCTGAAGACGCACATGATCGTCCATTTGCCCGTCAAGCCGTTCAAATGCAAG GTGTGCGGTAAGTCTTTCAACCGAATGTACAACCTCCTGGGCCACATGCACCTCCACGCCGGCAGCAAGCCTTTCAAATGCCCTTACTGCAGCAGCAAGTTCAACCTGAAGGGCAACCTCAGCCGACACATGAAGGTCAAACACGGCGTCACGGACGCCACCACAGAAGCACACG